Proteins co-encoded in one Marinobacter qingdaonensis genomic window:
- a CDS encoding lipase secretion chaperone encodes MSVPTRLLVFAPLIIAAVGAVGWLTADSVDEKRTTVTAAAPTPVPVQPQADTEAPSQLVRAPDNHPVPEHPPASLVGTSVPTGWAQLDSTGALIPTPALRQLFEYYLSALGEESLPQLVARIRQTLATLPEPAQTQALATLGAYLDYKLAVSDLEAGYGVTEALEPEELQRRMAEIQALRRTWLDSATAEAFFAEDEVIDRFQLEKLRIARADDLTETERQQALDRAESALPEPLRQARQDTRRFAEYERARQDLANDPQALNAWRQQAFGAEAAQRLDALAQEQEDWDRRWQAYSRERQALLGGGLVGPELAAAMASLRSRHFDEREQVRVQALDSIR; translated from the coding sequence ATGTCAGTACCAACCCGTCTCCTTGTTTTTGCGCCGCTGATCATAGCAGCTGTCGGTGCCGTCGGCTGGCTGACGGCCGATTCCGTCGATGAAAAGCGGACCACCGTCACAGCGGCGGCACCGACGCCGGTTCCGGTCCAGCCCCAAGCCGACACCGAGGCACCATCGCAGCTGGTGAGGGCGCCGGACAACCACCCCGTGCCCGAGCATCCGCCGGCGTCGCTGGTCGGTACCTCGGTCCCCACCGGCTGGGCGCAGCTGGATTCGACCGGTGCCCTGATCCCGACCCCGGCCCTGCGCCAGCTGTTCGAATACTACCTGTCGGCCTTGGGTGAGGAGTCCTTGCCGCAGTTGGTGGCCAGGATTCGGCAGACCCTGGCGACCCTGCCGGAGCCGGCCCAGACCCAGGCCCTGGCAACCCTCGGCGCCTATCTGGATTACAAGCTGGCGGTGTCGGACCTGGAAGCGGGTTATGGGGTGACCGAGGCGCTTGAGCCTGAAGAGCTGCAGCGCCGGATGGCAGAGATCCAGGCCCTGCGCCGCACCTGGTTGGACAGCGCCACCGCCGAGGCGTTTTTTGCCGAGGATGAAGTCATCGACCGGTTCCAGCTGGAAAAACTGCGCATTGCCCGCGCCGATGACCTGACCGAGACCGAGCGTCAGCAGGCCCTGGACCGGGCCGAGTCGGCGCTGCCGGAGCCGTTGCGTCAGGCCCGCCAGGACACCCGCCGCTTCGCCGAATACGAACGTGCCCGCCAGGACCTGGCGAACGATCCGCAGGCGTTGAATGCCTGGCGGCAGCAGGCCTTTGGCGCCGAGGCGGCCCAGCGCCTGGACGCACTGGCCCAGGAGCAGGAGGACTGGGACCGGCGCTGGCAGGCCTATTCCCGGGAGCGCCAGGCCCTGCTGGGCGGCGGCCTGGTCGGGCCGGAGCTGGCTGCGGCCATGGCCTCGCTGCGGAGCCGGCATTTTGACGAGCGCGAACAGGTCCGGGTCCAGGCCCTGGATTCGATCCGGTAA
- the hemB gene encoding porphobilinogen synthase produces MPNPTPRVFPATRLRRNRASDFSRRLVRETQLSPDNLIYPVFVLEGNGQREEVPSMPGVERLSIDLLVEQAAELVDLGIPAVALFPVVAAEQKNLSGSGAWDSDGLAQRAVRALKQAYPELGVITDVALDPFTTHGQDGIVDHDGYVLNDVTVEALVNQALSHADAGADVVAPSDMMDGRIAAIRDALEAAGHVNTRILAYSAKYASSYYGPFRDAVGSAGNLGKGNKSTYQMDPANADEALHEVAMDLAEGADMVMIKPGMPYLDIVHRVKQELQVPTFVYQVSGEYAMHMAAAENGWLDGDAVMMESLMAMRRAGADGILTYFAVRAARLMRAARR; encoded by the coding sequence GTGCCCAACCCGACTCCCCGCGTTTTTCCTGCCACCCGTCTGCGTCGCAATCGCGCCAGCGATTTTTCCCGGCGTCTGGTGCGGGAGACTCAACTGAGCCCGGACAATCTGATCTACCCGGTGTTTGTGCTCGAGGGTAATGGCCAGCGCGAGGAGGTGCCATCGATGCCGGGGGTGGAGCGACTGAGCATCGATCTGCTGGTGGAGCAGGCGGCCGAACTGGTGGACCTGGGGATTCCGGCGGTGGCGCTGTTCCCGGTGGTGGCCGCCGAGCAGAAGAATCTGTCCGGCTCCGGAGCCTGGGATTCGGACGGTCTGGCCCAGCGGGCGGTCAGGGCCCTGAAACAGGCGTATCCGGAACTCGGGGTGATCACCGACGTAGCGCTGGACCCGTTCACCACCCATGGCCAGGACGGCATCGTCGACCACGACGGCTATGTGCTGAACGACGTGACGGTGGAGGCGCTGGTGAATCAGGCCCTGTCCCACGCCGATGCCGGCGCCGACGTGGTGGCACCGTCGGACATGATGGACGGCCGGATTGCGGCCATCCGCGACGCGCTGGAGGCGGCCGGTCATGTGAATACCCGGATTCTGGCCTATTCTGCCAAGTATGCGTCCAGCTACTACGGTCCGTTCCGGGATGCGGTCGGCTCGGCCGGCAACCTGGGCAAGGGCAACAAGTCGACCTACCAGATGGACCCGGCCAACGCGGACGAGGCGCTGCACGAGGTCGCCATGGACCTGGCCGAGGGTGCCGATATGGTGATGATCAAACCCGGCATGCCGTATCTGGACATCGTGCACCGGGTAAAGCAGGAGTTGCAGGTGCCGACTTTCGTGTATCAGGTCAGCGGCGAGTACGCCATGCACATGGCCGCGGCCGAGAACGGTTGGCTGGACGGCGATGCGGTCATGATGGAGAGCCTGATGGCCATGCGCCGGGCCGGGGCCGACGGCATCCTGACCTATTTTGCGGTGCGGGCGGCGCGACTGATGCGAGCCGCCAGGCGCTGA
- the ppk1 gene encoding polyphosphate kinase 1 translates to MTTETAKKPKADPEQSVPAPLEMPPAGESVNLEASENFFNREVSQLQFNYRVLKQALDTTHPLINRLIFCCIFSSNMDEFFEIRAAGLRQQMKYGRETVGVDGMLPEQALAEISRVAHEYIHEQYDILNNVLIPEMERENIHFVRRREWTPAQAEWVRTYFEEEILPVVSPIGLDPSHPFPRLVNKSLNFIVELDGKDAFGRETGMAIVPAPRSLPRLVRLPDDVCEGGDNLVFLSSMIHAHADELFPGMEVKGCYQFRLTRNADLELEDDLEDLASALRGELLSRRFGDGVRLEVADNCPEELSQFLLTEFGLTERDLYRVHGPVNLTRLMAVGSLVDRPDLTYSGFSPAIPKQIRSKDSMFDSIRKQPILLLHPYENFSPVVDLLRQAAKDPQVLAIRQTLYRTGADSEIVEALADAARRGKEVTAVIELRARFSEAENLELASRLQEAGVIVVYGVVGYKTHAKMILIVRREEGRLRRYVHLGTGNYHAGNARLYTDYSFMTCDESIGDDVNKLFQQLTGMGKALKIKKLFHSPFTLHSRLLSLIDREAGFGDKGRIIFKFNALTEPQMIKALYRASQAGVKIDLIIRGICCLRPEVPGLSDNIRVRSIIGRFLEHTRVYYFGNNRRPDVYCSSADGMERNLLSRVETAFPIEDAQLVARVREDLDTYLADNCQSWVLQPDGSYIQNQPAEGEERLASQLVLLERLTGKP, encoded by the coding sequence ATGACAACGGAAACGGCCAAGAAACCCAAGGCAGACCCGGAGCAGAGCGTACCCGCCCCGCTGGAGATGCCTCCGGCGGGTGAGAGTGTGAACCTGGAGGCCAGCGAGAACTTCTTCAATCGGGAAGTGAGCCAGCTGCAGTTCAATTACCGGGTGCTCAAGCAGGCCCTGGACACCACCCACCCGCTGATCAACCGCCTGATCTTCTGCTGCATTTTCAGCAGCAACATGGACGAATTCTTCGAGATCCGCGCCGCCGGCCTGCGTCAGCAAATGAAGTACGGCCGCGAGACCGTGGGTGTCGACGGCATGCTGCCGGAACAGGCCCTGGCCGAGATCAGCCGGGTTGCCCACGAATACATCCACGAGCAGTACGACATCCTCAATAACGTGCTGATTCCGGAGATGGAGCGGGAGAACATCCACTTCGTGCGGCGCCGGGAATGGACCCCGGCCCAGGCCGAGTGGGTGCGCACCTATTTCGAGGAGGAAATCCTGCCGGTGGTCAGCCCCATTGGCCTGGATCCGTCCCACCCGTTTCCGCGCCTGGTCAACAAGAGCCTGAACTTCATTGTCGAGCTCGATGGCAAGGACGCCTTCGGCCGCGAGACCGGCATGGCCATTGTGCCGGCGCCCCGGTCCCTGCCGCGGCTGGTGCGCCTGCCCGACGACGTCTGCGAGGGTGGCGACAATCTGGTGTTCCTGTCGTCCATGATCCACGCCCACGCCGACGAGCTGTTTCCGGGCATGGAGGTCAAGGGCTGCTACCAGTTCCGGCTGACCCGCAACGCCGACCTGGAGCTGGAGGACGATCTGGAAGATCTGGCCTCGGCCCTGCGCGGCGAACTGCTCAGCCGGCGCTTCGGCGACGGCGTCCGGCTCGAGGTCGCCGACAACTGTCCGGAGGAGCTGTCCCAGTTCCTGCTCACCGAGTTTGGTCTGACCGAACGTGACCTGTACCGGGTGCACGGCCCGGTCAACCTGACCCGGCTGATGGCCGTCGGCAGCCTGGTCGACCGGCCGGACCTGACCTATTCCGGGTTTTCGCCGGCGATTCCCAAGCAGATCCGCAGCAAGGACTCGATGTTCGACAGCATCCGCAAGCAGCCGATCCTGCTGCTGCACCCCTACGAGAACTTCAGCCCGGTGGTGGACCTGTTGCGACAGGCCGCCAAGGATCCGCAGGTGCTGGCCATTCGCCAGACCCTGTACCGCACCGGCGCCGATTCGGAAATCGTCGAGGCGCTGGCCGACGCCGCCCGGCGCGGCAAGGAAGTGACCGCGGTGATCGAGCTGCGGGCCCGGTTCAGCGAGGCGGAGAACCTGGAGCTGGCCAGTCGCCTGCAGGAAGCGGGGGTGATCGTGGTCTACGGCGTGGTGGGCTACAAGACCCACGCCAAGATGATCCTGATTGTGCGCCGCGAGGAGGGTCGGCTCCGCCGCTACGTCCATCTCGGCACCGGCAACTATCACGCCGGCAACGCCCGCCTGTACACCGACTACAGCTTCATGACCTGCGACGAGTCGATCGGCGATGACGTCAACAAGCTGTTCCAGCAGCTCACCGGCATGGGCAAGGCCCTGAAGATCAAGAAGCTGTTCCATTCGCCCTTTACCCTGCATTCACGTCTGCTCAGCCTGATCGACCGCGAGGCCGGGTTTGGCGACAAGGGCCGGATCATCTTCAAGTTCAATGCCCTGACCGAACCGCAGATGATCAAGGCGCTGTACCGGGCGTCCCAGGCCGGGGTGAAAATCGACCTGATCATTCGCGGCATCTGCTGCCTGCGCCCGGAAGTGCCCGGGCTGTCCGACAACATCCGGGTCCGCTCGATCATCGGCCGGTTCCTGGAACACACCCGGGTCTATTACTTTGGCAACAACCGGCGGCCGGACGTCTACTGCTCCAGCGCCGATGGCATGGAACGCAACCTGCTCAGCCGGGTGGAGACCGCGTTCCCAATCGAGGATGCGCAATTGGTGGCGCGGGTGCGTGAGGATCTGGACACCTACCTGGCCGACAACTGCCAGAGCTGGGTGTTGCAGCCCGATGGCAGCTACATCCAGAACCAGCCCGCCGAGGGCGAGGAACGGCTGGCGTCCCAGCTGGTGCTGCTTGAGCGTCTGACCGGCAAACCCTGA
- a CDS encoding DUF945 family protein — protein MQKKWMIAGAAVLAVAGAMPWLVGYVTEQQWQQATAEVNRSQSFVRMETGQYRRGLLGSDLSGSLVLKHPETGRSHQLDYRASVTHGVTGSLLEFEPVGGWSPEGADWFPGEQPRLTLETRLWGSATVELEAPTVNVTNAATGESLSTSGGLARVDISDAGSRAKALMVWPAVSLSGPEVDIRIADIHMEQDLEHLSGEIWTGGGELEVGSVEIRSATDAPMTLRDFTLASSSEARDEGRRLDSSVRLELEEIVRADQGYGPHRIEFALENLDVASWSALTRGMTDLQALALQADGAGRPSPGQQMAAMEQVNTALRELAAAGFSVGFPELSLATPEGAVTGSAEIRHPELSAQDKAGMLMVMQRLTGNLNLSLPLALAENYPEVRMQLAPMVKQGLLIRDGDRLVMNAVMEDLMVDVNGMEIPLPPLL, from the coding sequence GTGCAAAAGAAATGGATGATTGCCGGCGCCGCGGTGCTGGCGGTGGCCGGTGCCATGCCCTGGCTGGTGGGCTACGTGACCGAACAGCAGTGGCAGCAGGCCACGGCGGAAGTGAACCGGTCCCAGTCGTTTGTGCGCATGGAAACCGGCCAGTACCGTCGCGGGCTGCTGGGCTCGGATCTGAGCGGCTCGCTGGTGCTGAAGCACCCGGAAACCGGTCGCTCCCACCAGCTGGACTATCGCGCCAGCGTCACCCACGGGGTGACCGGCAGTCTGCTGGAATTCGAACCGGTGGGTGGCTGGTCGCCTGAGGGCGCCGACTGGTTTCCCGGGGAGCAGCCCCGGCTGACCCTGGAGACGCGCCTGTGGGGCTCGGCCACGGTTGAGCTGGAAGCGCCTACGGTCAATGTCACCAACGCCGCGACCGGGGAGTCCCTGAGCACCAGTGGCGGACTGGCTCGAGTCGATATCAGCGACGCCGGCTCCCGGGCCAAGGCGTTGATGGTCTGGCCGGCGGTGAGCCTGTCCGGCCCCGAGGTGGACATCCGCATTGCCGACATCCACATGGAACAGGACCTTGAGCACCTGTCGGGCGAGATCTGGACCGGCGGCGGTGAGCTGGAAGTCGGCTCGGTGGAGATTCGCTCGGCCACCGACGCGCCCATGACCTTGCGGGACTTTACCCTGGCCAGCAGTTCCGAGGCCCGGGACGAGGGGCGTCGCCTGGATTCCAGCGTCCGGCTCGAGCTGGAGGAAATTGTCCGGGCCGACCAGGGCTACGGTCCGCACCGCATCGAGTTTGCCCTCGAGAACCTCGACGTTGCCAGCTGGAGCGCCTTGACCCGCGGCATGACCGATCTGCAGGCGCTGGCGTTGCAGGCAGACGGTGCCGGCCGGCCCAGTCCGGGCCAGCAGATGGCGGCCATGGAGCAGGTCAATACCGCGTTGCGGGAGCTGGCGGCGGCCGGTTTCTCGGTCGGCTTCCCGGAGCTCAGCCTGGCCACGCCGGAAGGCGCGGTGACCGGCAGCGCGGAAATCCGCCATCCCGAGCTCAGTGCCCAGGACAAGGCCGGCATGCTGATGGTGATGCAGCGGCTGACCGGCAACCTGAATCTGAGCCTGCCGCTGGCACTGGCCGAAAACTACCCGGAGGTGCGCATGCAGCTGGCGCCCATGGTCAAGCAGGGTCTGCTGATCCGCGACGGCGACCGGTTGGTGATGAATGCGGTAATGGAGGACTTGATGGTGGACGTAAACGGCATGGAGATTCCATTGCCGCCGCTGCTGTAA
- the coaD gene encoding pantetheine-phosphate adenylyltransferase: MPKVIYPGTFDPITNGHTDLIERAGRMFDEIVVAVAYNPKKQPLLNLEERCELVRQATAHLPNVSVTGFSNLLADFVRDQGATVILRGLRAVSDFEYEFQLADMNRRLAPEVESVFLTPANHLSYISSTLIREIASLGGDVSEFVDPAVEAALQQKFKPA; the protein is encoded by the coding sequence ATGCCAAAAGTCATCTATCCGGGTACCTTTGACCCGATCACCAATGGCCACACCGACCTGATCGAGCGGGCCGGCCGCATGTTTGACGAGATTGTCGTGGCCGTTGCCTACAACCCGAAGAAGCAACCGCTGCTGAACCTGGAGGAGCGCTGCGAGCTGGTGCGCCAGGCCACCGCCCACCTGCCCAACGTCAGCGTGACCGGATTCAGCAACCTGCTCGCCGACTTTGTTCGCGACCAGGGCGCCACCGTCATCCTGCGCGGTCTGCGCGCAGTGTCCGATTTCGAGTACGAATTCCAGCTGGCGGACATGAACCGGCGCCTGGCCCCGGAGGTGGAAAGCGTCTTTCTCACCCCGGCCAACCATCTGTCCTACATTTCCTCGACCCTGATCCGGGAAATTGCCTCCCTCGGTGGCGACGTCTCGGAGTTTGTCGACCCCGCGGTCGAGGCCGCCCTGCAGCAGAAATTCAAACCGGCCTGA
- a CDS encoding GMC family oxidoreductase, with protein MSLTDRIAQGLAAGWDVTDSATLTDNQTHEADVVVIGTGAGGGTTAEILARQGLSVILVEEGRLYHQKDFKMDELSAYASLYQEGMSRVTRDGAIAILQGRCVGGSTTVNWTSSFRTPDATLSHWAQRFGLDDLTPEAMAPWFDGREQHHNISPWHLDPNVNNDILRQGCEQLGYSWAVIPRNVKGCWNLGYCGVGCPTNAKQGALMTTIPGALDHQARLFHGLRADRLVRNQDRIDRLEASAMGADGVTPSGVTVTLKARHFVVAASAIGSPGLLLRSDLPDPYDRLGKRSFLHPVNATLAQMPERVDPFYGAPQSIYSDEFNFRDGVDGPAGFKLEVPPLHPAVSSGVVPGHGQDQIDAMAGLPWTQSMIALVRDGFHPDSPGGTVSLRDDGSPVLDYPISDYLWTGLRKAFRTMAEIQFAAGAKRVRLVHLDSDWYTSWAEASAAIDTLAMAPHRVRLFTAHQMGGCGMGADPRESVVNGFGEHHQVSNLSVHDASIFPTSIGANPQLSVYALAARNSTRLASKLAG; from the coding sequence ATGTCGTTAACCGATCGCATTGCCCAGGGCCTGGCCGCCGGCTGGGACGTGACCGACAGTGCCACCCTGACCGACAACCAGACCCACGAGGCCGACGTGGTGGTCATCGGCACCGGGGCCGGCGGCGGCACCACCGCCGAAATCCTGGCCCGGCAGGGCCTGTCGGTGATCCTGGTGGAGGAAGGCCGGCTGTACCACCAGAAAGATTTCAAGATGGACGAGCTGTCGGCCTACGCCAGCCTGTACCAGGAGGGCATGAGCCGAGTCACCCGGGACGGCGCCATCGCCATCCTCCAGGGCCGCTGCGTCGGCGGCTCCACCACCGTGAACTGGACCTCAAGCTTCCGCACGCCCGACGCCACCCTGTCGCACTGGGCCCAGCGTTTTGGCCTCGACGACCTGACGCCGGAGGCCATGGCGCCCTGGTTTGACGGTCGCGAACAACATCACAACATCTCGCCCTGGCACCTGGACCCCAACGTCAACAACGACATCCTGCGCCAGGGCTGCGAGCAACTGGGTTATTCCTGGGCCGTTATTCCGCGCAACGTCAAAGGCTGCTGGAATCTGGGGTACTGCGGGGTCGGGTGCCCGACCAACGCCAAGCAGGGCGCGCTGATGACCACCATCCCCGGCGCCCTCGACCACCAGGCCCGGCTGTTCCACGGCCTGCGCGCCGACCGCCTGGTGCGCAACCAGGACCGCATCGATCGCCTGGAAGCCAGCGCCATGGGCGCCGATGGCGTCACGCCATCGGGGGTGACCGTCACCCTCAAGGCCCGACACTTTGTCGTGGCCGCCAGCGCCATTGGTTCGCCCGGCCTGCTGCTGCGCTCGGACCTGCCCGACCCCTACGACCGCCTGGGCAAGCGCTCGTTCCTGCATCCGGTCAACGCCACCCTGGCCCAGATGCCCGAGCGGGTGGACCCGTTCTACGGCGCGCCCCAGTCAATCTATTCCGACGAGTTCAATTTCCGGGACGGAGTCGATGGTCCGGCCGGGTTCAAGCTGGAGGTGCCGCCCCTGCACCCGGCGGTGTCGTCCGGGGTCGTTCCCGGCCACGGTCAGGACCAGATCGACGCCATGGCCGGCCTGCCCTGGACCCAGTCCATGATTGCCCTGGTCCGGGACGGCTTCCACCCGGACAGCCCGGGCGGCACCGTGTCGCTGCGGGACGATGGCAGCCCGGTGCTGGACTACCCGATCTCCGACTACCTGTGGACCGGCCTGCGCAAGGCCTTCCGCACCATGGCCGAGATCCAGTTTGCCGCCGGCGCCAAGCGGGTTCGCCTGGTCCATCTGGATTCGGACTGGTACACCAGCTGGGCCGAGGCCAGCGCGGCCATCGACACCCTGGCCATGGCGCCGCACCGGGTTCGGTTGTTCACCGCGCACCAGATGGGTGGCTGCGGCATGGGCGCAGATCCGCGGGAATCGGTGGTGAACGGCTTCGGCGAGCACCATCAGGTCAGTAACCTGAGCGTGCACGACGCCTCGATCTTCCCCACCAGCATCGGCGCCAACCCGCAGCTGTCGGTGTACGCCCTGGCAGCGCGCAACAGCACCCGGTTGGCCAGCAAACTGGCGGGCTAA
- a CDS encoding coniferyl aldehyde dehydrogenase, translated as MGATVVQLTESKKQIQHTHRVFEAQKQAFRNNAMPSQTERQENLKRLKRALLNNQDRLLDAIDRDFSCRSRDESLIAEVMPSIQGINYTLKHLGDWMKPSKRHVSVLFQPASNKVHYQPKGVVGVIVPWNYPLYLAVGPLVASLAAGNRTMVKMSEFTPHTSALFKEIIEAAFPEDLVSVITGEADVAADFSARPFDHLLFTGSTSVGKLVMRAAAENLTPVTLELGGKSPAIVSPDVPMEDAAQRIAFGKAFNAGQTCVAPDYVLCPADRVQAFVDEFRTRFSEMYPSLRDNDDYTAIINERQYDRLQGYLEDARNKGAEILEINPARENLGDGTRKIPLTLILNTTPDMQVMQDEIFGPLLPVVSYHNLDEALHYINDRPRPLALYFFGYDKAQQQQVVNNTLSGGMCINDALMHVAQDDLPFGGIGDSGMGHYHGKEGFLTFSHHRAIFTKQKFNSGKFVYAPHGTAAHKMVYKFFIR; from the coding sequence ATGGGTGCCACTGTCGTCCAGCTCACTGAAAGCAAGAAGCAGATCCAGCACACGCATCGGGTGTTCGAGGCCCAGAAGCAGGCCTTCCGCAACAACGCCATGCCCTCGCAGACCGAGCGCCAGGAGAACCTCAAACGCCTGAAACGCGCACTGCTGAACAACCAGGATCGCCTGCTGGACGCCATCGACCGGGACTTCAGCTGTCGCTCCCGGGACGAATCCCTGATTGCCGAGGTCATGCCCTCGATCCAGGGCATCAACTACACCCTCAAGCACCTGGGTGACTGGATGAAGCCGTCCAAGCGCCACGTGTCGGTGCTGTTCCAGCCCGCCAGCAACAAGGTGCATTACCAGCCCAAGGGCGTGGTCGGGGTCATCGTGCCCTGGAATTACCCGCTGTACCTGGCCGTTGGCCCGCTGGTGGCGTCACTGGCCGCGGGCAACCGGACCATGGTCAAGATGTCCGAGTTTACCCCGCACACCTCGGCCCTGTTCAAGGAAATCATCGAGGCGGCCTTCCCCGAGGACCTGGTCTCGGTGATCACCGGTGAAGCCGATGTGGCGGCAGATTTCTCCGCCCGGCCGTTTGACCACCTGCTGTTCACCGGCTCCACCTCGGTGGGCAAGCTGGTGATGCGGGCCGCGGCCGAAAACCTGACCCCGGTTACCCTGGAGCTGGGCGGCAAATCACCGGCCATCGTCTCCCCGGATGTGCCCATGGAAGACGCGGCCCAGCGCATTGCCTTCGGCAAGGCGTTCAACGCCGGCCAGACCTGCGTCGCACCGGACTACGTGCTGTGCCCGGCGGACCGGGTCCAGGCCTTCGTTGACGAGTTCCGCACCCGGTTCTCGGAAATGTACCCGAGCCTGCGGGACAACGACGACTACACCGCGATCATCAACGAGCGCCAGTACGACCGCCTCCAGGGCTACCTGGAAGACGCCCGCAACAAGGGCGCCGAGATCCTCGAGATCAATCCGGCCCGGGAAAACCTCGGCGACGGCACCCGCAAGATCCCGCTGACCCTGATCCTGAACACCACCCCGGACATGCAGGTCATGCAGGACGAGATCTTCGGCCCGCTGTTGCCGGTGGTCAGCTACCACAACCTGGACGAGGCGCTGCACTACATCAACGACCGCCCGCGGCCGCTGGCCCTGTACTTCTTCGGTTACGACAAGGCCCAGCAGCAACAGGTGGTGAACAACACCCTGTCCGGTGGCATGTGCATCAACGACGCCCTGATGCACGTGGCCCAGGACGACCTGCCGTTCGGCGGCATCGGCGATTCCGGCATGGGTCACTACCACGGCAAGGAAGGCTTCCTGACCTTCTCCCACCACCGCGCCATCTTTACCAAGCAGAAGTTCAACAGCGGCAAGTTCGTGTACGCACCGCACGGCACCGCCGCGCACAAGATGGTGTACAAGTTCTTCATCCGCTGA